The Fusarium graminearum PH-1 chromosome 2, whole genome shotgun sequence genome includes a region encoding these proteins:
- a CDS encoding 42 kDa endochitinase precursor → MVAREDIPTNVPDLVVADLNGEDEVSEQATGSVNAVYFVNWGIYGRNYQPMNLPASQLTHVLYAFLNVRADGTVYTGDSYADLEKHYTGDSWEEPGTNAYGCVKQLFLLKKANRKLKVMLSIGGWTWSTNFPAAASTAATRATFAQSSVALMKDWGFDGIDVDWEYPANDTDANNMVLLLQAVRKELDTYSKQYASGYHFQLSIAAPAGPENYGKLKMKELGSVLDHINLMAYDYAGAWSAFSGHQANKYANAKIPNATPFNTDQAVSAYVGGGVPSGKMVLGMPIYGRAFQNTGGLGQGYSGVGSGSWENGIWDYKVLPKPGASLVYDRDAQASYSYDANTKELISFDTPGMVENKVLYVKNKSLGGSMFWEASADKTGADSLLGTSAKKLGSLDSTTNCLTYPNSRYANIAKGLN, encoded by the exons ATGGTTGCCCGTGAAGACATCCCTACCAACGTTCCTGACCTTGTCGTTGCAGATCTCAAcggtgaagatgaggtttCCGAGCAAGCAACTGGCTCTGTGAATGCAGTGTACTTTGTCAACTG GGGGATCTACGGCCGAAACTACCAGCCCATGAACCTGCCCGCTTCCCAGCTCACTCACGTGCTTTATGCATTCCTGAATGTGAGAGCCGACGGAACAGT TTATACCGGCGACTCGTACGCTGACCTCGAGAAACACTACACTGGTGACT CCTGGGAGGAGCCCGGTACCAATGCATACGGATGCGTCAAGcaactcttcctcctcaagaaggccaaccGCAAACTGAAAGTCATGCTCTCCATTGGTGGCTGGACATGGTCAACCAACTTCCCAGCAGCTGCCAGTACCGCCGCCACCAGAGCCACTTTCGCCCAGAGCTCCGTTGCTCTTATGAAGGACTGGGGCTTTGACGGTATCGATGTCGACTGGGAGTATCCTGCCAACGACACTGACGCCAACAACATggttcttctcctccaggCTGTGCGCAAGGAGCTAGACACTTACTCAAAGCAATACGCGTCTGGATACCACTTCCAGTTGTCTATCGCTGCACCTGCTGGCCCGGAGAACTATGGAAagctcaagatgaaggagctCGGCTCCGTTCTTGATCACATTAATCTCATGGCATACGATTATGCGGGTGCTTGGAGCGCCTTCTCTGGTCATCAAGCTAACAAAtatgccaatgccaagatcCCCAACGCAACACCTTTCAACACTGACCAAGCTGTCAGTGCTTATGTTGGTGGCGGTGTACCTTCTGGAAAGATGGTTCTCGGCATGCCCATCTACGGTCGCGCATTCCAGAACACTGGAGGTCTTGGACAAGGTTATTCTGGCGTCGGATCCGGCAGCTGGGAGAACGGCATTTGGGACTACAAGGTCCTTCCTAAGCCTGGAGCCAGCCTCGTTTACGACCGCGATGCCCAAGCTTCCTACAGCTACGATGCTAATaccaaggagctcatctCATTCGACACGCCCGGTATggtcgagaacaaggttcTTTATGTGAAGAACAAGTCTCTCGGAGGAAGCATGTTTTGGGAAGCGTCTGCTGATAAGACTGGGGCTGATTCTCTCCTCGGTACCAGCGCTAAGAAGCTTGGTTCTCTGGacagcaccaccaactgTCTCACATACCCCAACTCCCGATATgccaacatcgccaagggACTCAACTAG